The Gemmatimonadales bacterium nucleotide sequence GATGCCGAAGTCCGCCACTAGCGCCTGCCCGGCGGAGAGGAGGATGTTTTCGGGCTTGATATCGCGATGAATCACGCCGTGGCTATGGGCGTAGTCCAGCGCCCCCGCCACCTCCCGGGCAATGGTGACCGCGGCGTCCACACGGAGTTGCGACTCCCGATCCAGCCGGTGACGGAGGGATTCGCCCTCGACGTAGGGCATCACGTAGTACAGCACGTCGCCCGCGGTGCCGGAGTCGAGCAGGCCGAGGATATGAGGGTGCTGCAGTCGGGCGGCGAGCTCGATTTCCTTGAGAAACCGGTCCGCGCCCAGTGCACCCGCGACCTCGGCGCGGAGCACCTTGAGCGCCACCTGGCGGGGATGCTTCAGGTCCTGCGCGAGGTAGACGGTCGCCATGCCACCGCGACCGATTTCCCGCACGATCTGATAGCGGCCCGACAGTGCATGCCGAACCGAATCGAGCAGATCAGTCAAAGCCGCTCCTTTCACCTGGGCAATCCGACTCGCCGCGCCAGAGCCTGGAACCGCGGGTCGGACCGCAAGGGACCCCAGCGAGGGTCCCGATTGAGCCAGAACAGCCAGTGGACCCGCTGCTCCACGCTCTGGTTCAGCAAGGCAAAAGCGCGGTCTTTGTCTCCCAGCGCAGCGTAAATCAGCGCGTTCAAGAGAGGAGCAACGTACGTGCGCGGGGCTGTGGCGAGCGAGTCCAGCTCGGCGAAGGCCCGGGCCACCCCCTCACGATCACCTTCCTTGGCAGCCACGTATCCTGCTGAGGCTACAGTAACCGGCCAGTGAAGGAGAGGGCCGGTCGCCTGGTACTCGCGCATGGCTTCGGGATAGCGGCCCTGGGCCTG carries:
- a CDS encoding serine/threonine-protein kinase, whose translation is MTDLLDSVRHALSGRYQIVREIGRGGMATVYLAQDLKHPRQVALKVLRAEVAGALGADRFLKEIELAARLQHPHILGLLDSGTAGDVLYYVMPYVEGESLRHRLDRESQLRVDAAVTIAREVAGALDYAHSHGVIHRDIKPENILLSAGQALVADFGI